Proteins from a genomic interval of Pseudomonas versuta:
- a CDS encoding non-ribosomal peptide synthetase, with product MSIDPHQIARRFAELSPERRQAFLAKLEENGIRFTDLPMVALPRVDASPLSAAQRGLWIAWQSEPDSPAYNLAGVLRLGGLLDVDALEQACNDLLARHEALRTSFTQDADGEPQQRVNPAQFQPLAYLELDEAASRQRAQALTCQAFDLQAGPALRLELHRLDPQQHRLVIVLHHILADGWSIGLIIEDLATAYAARCQGQVAQWPALTVQYADYAGWQQRWLDAGEQTRQLDYWRKQLGDDHTPLALAMDRPRSADRDSRGASVRLQLPADTSQRLRSLAKANGSTTFMAMLALLNLLLARQSGAERVRIGSPLANRSRAETQRVVGYFTTLSVLSNRVDERCNFTALLHQVRGTLLEAQEHSQLPFDQLLQALAPPREAGTHPLFQVKCTEQSASRPQRFAGLSMSLDGLVAGEVHFDLSVDFTDRADGIEVLIAYARDLFDAERIEALADDLRVLADAVSLAPEQPLLALAVRPEERADASPVATEDVLAAWQRQHRLSPDAAALTCNGMTFSRSDIERAAEALGQHLLARGVGPGARVALLTGRTPGLVIGILAALKCGAAYVPVDPRWPAERRTAVLADSGACLVLGADPGVAGLDWLALEPDLSLPAALAAWPSHVPQLPAYLIYTSGSSGMPKAVVASRGNLAAYVAGLSQRLQLPARSSFALVSTVAADLGHTVLFSALSQGGLLHLAADEQAFDPDAFAHWQSEQGADVLKITPSHLQALLNARDPARVLPRHTLILGGEATSWELLEHIRQLAPHLRVFNHYGPTETTVGALCQDAAHADRLRARTLPVGTALAGVEARVLDAWLNPVGNGVTGELYLGGPGVTQGYAGRPGLTAERYVPDPFGAPGTRLYRSGDRVRRLDDGSLEYLGRSDDQVKIRGYRVEPGEVSAALRRLPGVREAAVIGMPGEDGGDQLHACLVLEPGIAVETLRQSLASQLPDVLVPSHWTLLEQLPLTANGKLDRHALSLVQTVRPQGEGPRGAVEEALAQLWRDLLGHAVIARDASFGELGGDSLLSLKLLSRIRKQGLQGERKLTLADLLNAPSLAALAERLAPPPVIDPEVVFLSRSGSGVPLFCLPGLIVNSSEFKPLVDALGGTRPVYGFVSHVYTEQRWRGYDLPALALEYADYIARTVKGGRCALLGWSSGGELALETARLLQGRAQVDFLGLVDVFESVPFHPRQIPDEAARARAQPLLDSWLARSAMALEWGQLFALMDERERDALTEHVLAHDGQLPSDGPDLLSREFEQWALLDKRLKAARHVHAPVPVAAHVWQAADSLTRSERLRDWSALVQVIEQRCVAGAQHLDIIRHPVFMADLARALAALDVNRQPEGVKFAEAASVF from the coding sequence ATGAGTATTGATCCGCATCAAATCGCCCGGCGCTTCGCCGAACTGTCCCCTGAGCGGCGCCAGGCTTTTCTGGCCAAACTCGAGGAAAACGGCATCCGCTTTACCGACCTGCCGATGGTCGCGCTGCCCCGCGTGGATGCCTCACCGCTTTCCGCCGCCCAGCGCGGCTTGTGGATTGCCTGGCAGAGCGAACCCGACAGCCCGGCCTATAACCTGGCGGGCGTGCTGCGTCTGGGGGGGCTGCTGGATGTCGACGCTCTGGAGCAGGCTTGCAATGACTTGCTCGCCCGCCACGAAGCGCTGCGTACGTCCTTTACCCAGGACGCCGACGGCGAACCGCAGCAACGGGTCAACCCGGCACAGTTCCAGCCACTGGCCTACCTGGAACTGGACGAGGCCGCGTCGCGTCAACGGGCCCAGGCCCTGACGTGCCAGGCATTCGACCTGCAGGCCGGACCGGCGCTGCGTCTGGAACTGCATCGCCTCGATCCGCAGCAGCACCGGCTGGTGATCGTCCTGCATCACATCCTCGCTGACGGCTGGTCCATCGGCCTGATTATCGAAGACCTGGCCACGGCCTACGCTGCGCGCTGTCAGGGGCAGGTCGCGCAATGGCCTGCGCTGACTGTGCAATACGCCGATTATGCCGGCTGGCAACAGCGCTGGCTGGATGCGGGGGAGCAAACCCGGCAACTGGATTATTGGCGCAAACAACTGGGTGACGATCACACCCCTCTGGCGCTGGCGATGGACCGCCCGCGCAGCGCGGATCGAGACTCACGCGGTGCCAGTGTGCGTCTGCAGCTGCCAGCAGACACCAGCCAGCGCTTGCGCAGCCTCGCCAAGGCCAACGGTTCGACAACCTTCATGGCCATGCTGGCGCTGCTCAACCTGTTGCTCGCCCGCCAGAGTGGCGCCGAGCGAGTGCGCATCGGCTCACCGCTGGCCAATCGCTCGCGGGCTGAAACCCAGCGGGTGGTGGGCTACTTCACCACCCTGAGCGTGTTGAGCAACCGGGTCGATGAGCGCTGCAACTTTACTGCGCTGCTGCATCAGGTGCGCGGCACCCTGCTCGAGGCCCAGGAGCATTCCCAGTTGCCGTTCGACCAGCTCTTGCAAGCCCTGGCGCCTCCCCGCGAGGCGGGCACCCATCCGCTGTTCCAGGTCAAGTGCACCGAGCAGTCGGCCAGTCGCCCGCAGCGCTTTGCCGGGCTGTCCATGAGTCTGGACGGGCTGGTGGCGGGGGAGGTGCATTTCGACCTCAGCGTGGACTTCACCGACCGCGCCGATGGCATCGAAGTGCTGATCGCCTATGCCCGCGACCTGTTCGATGCCGAGCGTATCGAGGCCCTGGCGGATGATTTGCGGGTACTGGCCGACGCCGTGAGTCTGGCGCCGGAGCAGCCCTTGCTGGCACTCGCGGTCAGGCCTGAAGAACGCGCCGATGCATCGCCAGTTGCCACGGAAGACGTACTGGCGGCCTGGCAGCGCCAGCATCGGCTCAGCCCTGACGCCGCCGCCCTGACCTGTAACGGGATGACCTTCTCTCGCAGCGATATCGAGCGCGCCGCCGAGGCCCTTGGCCAACATCTGCTGGCCCGGGGCGTCGGCCCCGGAGCCCGGGTGGCGCTGTTGACCGGGCGTACGCCGGGGCTGGTGATCGGCATTCTGGCCGCACTCAAGTGTGGTGCCGCCTACGTGCCTGTGGACCCGCGCTGGCCGGCCGAACGCCGCACGGCGGTGTTGGCTGACAGCGGGGCGTGCCTGGTATTGGGGGCGGACCCCGGGGTGGCGGGTCTGGACTGGCTGGCGCTGGAGCCGGACCTGTCGCTGCCCGCGGCGCTGGCGGCCTGGCCGAGCCACGTGCCGCAGTTGCCCGCGTACCTGATCTATACCTCCGGCTCCAGTGGCATGCCCAAGGCCGTAGTCGCCAGTCGCGGCAACCTGGCCGCCTATGTCGCGGGGCTGAGCCAGCGTCTGCAATTGCCGGCGCGCAGCAGCTTCGCGCTGGTTTCGACGGTGGCCGCCGACCTCGGCCATACGGTGCTGTTCAGCGCCCTGAGCCAGGGCGGTCTGCTGCACCTGGCCGCCGATGAACAGGCCTTCGACCCCGACGCCTTTGCCCATTGGCAAAGCGAACAGGGGGCCGACGTGCTGAAAATCACCCCCAGTCATTTGCAGGCCTTGCTCAACGCCCGCGACCCGGCCCGGGTGCTGCCACGGCACACATTGATCCTGGGCGGCGAAGCCACTTCCTGGGAGCTGCTGGAGCATATTCGCCAGCTTGCCCCGCACTTGCGCGTGTTCAACCATTACGGCCCCACCGAGACCACGGTGGGTGCGCTGTGCCAGGACGCCGCCCATGCCGATCGCCTGCGCGCCCGCACCTTGCCTGTCGGCACAGCGCTGGCCGGAGTTGAGGCCCGGGTGCTGGATGCCTGGCTCAACCCGGTGGGTAACGGCGTAACCGGTGAGCTGTACCTGGGCGGCCCCGGTGTCACCCAGGGCTATGCGGGGCGCCCGGGCCTGACGGCCGAGCGCTATGTGCCGGACCCGTTCGGCGCACCCGGTACACGCCTGTATCGCAGCGGCGATCGGGTGCGCCGGCTGGATGACGGCAGCCTGGAATACCTGGGGCGCAGCGATGATCAGGTGAAAATCCGTGGTTATCGGGTCGAACCCGGCGAAGTCAGCGCTGCGCTGCGGCGCCTGCCCGGTGTGCGGGAGGCAGCTGTGATCGGCATGCCCGGTGAGGATGGCGGCGATCAATTGCATGCCTGTCTGGTGCTGGAGCCGGGCATCGCTGTGGAAACCCTGCGCCAGTCTCTGGCCAGCCAGTTGCCGGACGTCCTGGTGCCATCTCACTGGACATTGCTGGAGCAACTGCCGCTGACGGCCAACGGCAAGCTGGACCGTCACGCCCTGAGCCTGGTGCAAACAGTCCGGCCCCAGGGCGAGGGCCCTCGTGGCGCGGTGGAAGAAGCACTGGCCCAATTGTGGCGCGACCTGTTGGGGCACGCGGTTATTGCCCGCGACGCCTCCTTTGGCGAACTGGGCGGCGACTCGCTGCTGAGCCTTAAACTGTTGTCGCGCATCCGCAAGCAGGGCCTGCAAGGCGAGCGCAAGCTGACCCTGGCCGATTTGCTTAATGCCCCGAGCCTCGCGGCCCTGGCCGAACGTCTGGCGCCACCGCCAGTGATCGATCCGGAGGTGGTGTTCCTGTCGCGTTCGGGGAGCGGTGTGCCGCTGTTCTGCCTGCCGGGGCTGATCGTCAACAGCAGCGAATTCAAGCCTCTGGTGGATGCCCTGGGCGGCACCCGGCCGGTGTATGGATTCGTCAGCCATGTCTACACCGAGCAACGCTGGCGTGGCTATGATCTGCCCGCGCTGGCCCTGGAGTACGCCGACTACATCGCGCGCACGGTCAAGGGCGGGCGCTGCGCCTTGCTCGGCTGGTCATCCGGCGGCGAGCTGGCGCTGGAAACTGCGCGTCTGCTGCAAGGGCGGGCGCAGGTCGACTTTCTTGGGCTGGTGGACGTGTTCGAATCGGTGCCGTTTCATCCGCGCCAGATCCCCGACGAGGCGGCACGTGCTCGCGCACAACCGCTGCTGGACAGCTGGCTGGCCCGCTCGGCGATGGCGCTTGAGTGGGGGCAATTGTTCGCGCTGATGGACGAGCGCGAGCGCGATGCCCTGACCGAGCATGTGCTGGCCCACGACGGGCAATTGCCCAGCGACGGACCGGACTTGCTGTCCCGGGAATTCGAACAGTGGGCCTTGCTCGACAAGCGCCTCAAAGCCGCCCGCCATGTGCACGCACCCGTGCCGGTGGCTGCCCATGTCTGGCAGGCCGCCGATTCCCTGACCCGCAGCGAGCGCCTGCGTGACTGGAGCGCGCTGGTGCAGGTGATCGAGCAGCGCTGTGTGGCGGGTGCACAGCATCTGGACATTATCCGTCACCCGGTCTTCATGGCCGATCTTGCCCGGGCACTGGCAGCCCTCGACGTAAACCGGCAGCCAGAGGGCGTTAAATTCGCCGAGGCCGCAAGCGTCTTCTAA
- a CDS encoding lysine N(6)-hydroxylase/L-ornithine N(5)-oxygenase family protein → MTQHFNPTAPHDLIGIGFGPSNLALAIALQERAEQGGKAFDALFLERQPDYNWHGNTLVAQSELQISFLKDLVTLRNPSSRFSFVNYLKAHGRLVDFINLGTFYPCRMEYNDYLRWVAAQFAGQSRYGEQVLRVEPVIEADGRVQRLNVISQNQQGCEVSRQTRSVIVSTGGTPKIPPAFAGFKDDPRVFHHARYLSAMATQACSRGEPMRIAVVGAGQSAAEAFIDLSDNFPNVQVDMILRAAVLKPADDSPFVNEIFGPDYTDLVFNQPETERERLIREYHNTNYSVVDLDLIERIYAILYRQKVSGIERHAFLCRRIIESASDVDGRVQLQLRDLATGSTEARRYDAVILATGYERRSHRELLAPLKDYLDDFRVDRDYQLLARPELETPVFIQGFSQHSHGLSDTLLSVLPARSGEIAAALEQRLEGVSQSHALHEARALHSVSA, encoded by the coding sequence ATGACCCAGCACTTCAACCCGACGGCCCCCCACGACCTGATCGGCATCGGCTTCGGCCCTTCCAACCTGGCCCTGGCCATTGCCCTGCAAGAGCGCGCGGAGCAGGGCGGCAAGGCCTTCGATGCGCTGTTCCTGGAACGCCAGCCCGACTACAACTGGCATGGCAACACGCTGGTGGCCCAGAGCGAATTGCAGATTTCGTTTCTCAAGGACCTGGTGACCCTGCGCAACCCGTCCAGCCGTTTCTCGTTCGTCAACTACCTCAAGGCCCATGGTCGGCTGGTGGATTTCATCAACCTGGGCACCTTCTATCCGTGCCGCATGGAGTACAACGATTACCTGCGCTGGGTCGCCGCGCAGTTCGCCGGGCAGAGCCGCTATGGCGAGCAGGTGCTGCGGGTCGAGCCGGTGATCGAAGCGGACGGCCGGGTGCAGCGGCTGAATGTGATCAGCCAGAATCAGCAAGGTTGCGAAGTGAGCCGCCAGACCCGCTCGGTGATCGTCAGCACCGGCGGTACGCCGAAAATTCCCCCGGCGTTTGCCGGGTTCAAGGATGACCCGCGAGTGTTTCACCATGCGCGCTACCTGTCGGCCATGGCCACCCAGGCGTGCAGCCGTGGCGAGCCGATGCGTATTGCCGTGGTGGGCGCCGGGCAGAGCGCCGCAGAAGCCTTTATCGACCTCAGTGACAACTTCCCCAACGTGCAGGTCGACATGATCCTGCGCGCGGCCGTGCTCAAGCCCGCCGACGACAGCCCGTTCGTCAACGAGATCTTCGGTCCCGATTACACCGACCTGGTGTTCAATCAGCCGGAAACCGAGCGCGAGCGGCTGATCCGCGAGTACCACAACACCAACTACTCGGTGGTGGACCTGGACCTGATCGAGCGTATCTACGCCATCCTCTATCGCCAGAAAGTCAGCGGCATCGAGCGCCACGCTTTTCTCTGCCGGCGCATTATCGAAAGCGCCAGTGATGTGGATGGCCGCGTGCAATTGCAGCTGCGCGACCTGGCCACCGGCAGTACCGAGGCGCGGCGCTACGATGCGGTGATCCTGGCGACGGGCTACGAACGCCGCTCCCATCGTGAACTGCTGGCGCCGCTCAAGGACTATCTGGACGATTTCAGGGTCGATCGCGACTATCAACTGCTGGCGCGCCCGGAGCTGGAAACGCCAGTGTTTATCCAGGGTTTCAGTCAGCATTCCCATGGCCTCTCCGACACTCTGTTGTCTGTGCTGCCGGCCCGCTCCGGGGAAATCGCCGCCGCCCTGGAGCAGCGCCTGGAGGGCGTTAGTCAGTCCCACGCGCTTCACGAGGCACGGGCCCTGCACAGCGTCTCGGCCTGA
- a CDS encoding ATP-binding cassette domain-containing protein, producing MFELQAVSFDIPERTLLYPLDLTLPHGQIIGLIGHNGSGKSTLIKLLARQQAASQGTVKLDGVTLSAWKNREFARQVAYLPQQLPAADGLTVRELVRFGRYPWHGALGRLTEEDHAQVEQALELTHTSAYAERLVDNLSGGERQRVWLAMLLAQNSRYLLLDEPTSALDIAHQVEVLGLIRELSHKLDLGVVVVLHEINMAARYCDHLVALHSGRLLIQGPPAELMNSAVLESIYGIRMGVMPHPHDGSAISFHY from the coding sequence ATGTTCGAGTTACAGGCCGTCTCTTTCGACATCCCCGAGCGCACCCTCCTGTACCCGCTGGACCTGACGCTGCCCCATGGTCAGATCATCGGCCTGATCGGCCATAACGGCTCGGGGAAATCGACCCTCATCAAGTTGCTGGCCCGCCAGCAAGCGGCGAGCCAGGGCACAGTGAAACTGGATGGGGTGACGTTGTCGGCCTGGAAAAACCGCGAATTCGCACGCCAGGTAGCCTACTTGCCGCAACAATTGCCCGCCGCCGACGGCCTCACCGTACGCGAGCTGGTGCGCTTTGGCCGCTACCCCTGGCATGGCGCGCTGGGGCGTTTGACCGAGGAAGATCACGCCCAGGTCGAACAGGCCCTGGAGCTGACCCACACCAGCGCCTATGCCGAGCGCCTGGTGGACAACCTCTCCGGCGGCGAACGCCAGCGGGTCTGGCTGGCCATGCTGCTGGCACAGAACAGCCGCTATCTGCTGCTCGACGAACCGACCTCGGCACTGGACATTGCGCATCAGGTCGAGGTGCTGGGGCTGATTCGCGAACTGAGTCACAAGCTGGATCTGGGGGTGGTGGTGGTGCTGCATGAAATCAACATGGCGGCGCGCTACTGCGATCACCTGGTGGCGTTGCACAGCGGCCGCTTACTGATCCAGGGGCCACCGGCAGAGCTGATGAACAGTGCCGTGCTGGAATCCATCTACGGCATCCGCATGGGCGTCATGCCCCACCCGCATGACGGCTCGGCCATCAGTTTTCATTACTGA
- the fhuF gene encoding siderophore-iron reductase FhuF, with protein MIDVLAPLFRGEFEAYREVLVLADDPRPGMPLDRLLAPAAFGDVLGGFAQRYNGDDRRALASLWAKHYIVKLLPPVMGATLLLRWRLPLSLHDTAVVLDEGYLPQAFRLSGKGEPFAADVSDPFELFSGLLDDHLQPLFQAIASQVKLSPKVLWSNAGNYFENLLNLMARAGMPAERLAAGRILLDTRTRPDGSRNPLFQPVQYLPVHDEQGQPTLRRERKVCCVRYLLPELELCGNCPLKVRPPGKAACV; from the coding sequence ATGATCGACGTGCTAGCACCGCTGTTTCGCGGTGAATTTGAAGCCTACCGCGAGGTGTTGGTGCTGGCCGACGATCCTCGTCCGGGCATGCCCCTGGACCGGCTGCTGGCGCCCGCCGCCTTCGGCGACGTATTGGGCGGCTTTGCTCAGCGCTATAACGGTGATGACCGCCGGGCTCTGGCGTCGTTGTGGGCCAAGCACTACATCGTCAAGCTGTTGCCACCGGTGATGGGCGCCACGCTATTGCTGCGCTGGCGCCTGCCGCTGTCCCTCCACGACACCGCGGTGGTGCTGGACGAGGGGTATCTGCCCCAGGCGTTTCGCCTGTCTGGCAAGGGCGAGCCGTTCGCGGCCGATGTCAGTGATCCGTTCGAGCTGTTCTCGGGCTTGCTGGACGACCACTTGCAACCGCTGTTCCAAGCCATCGCCAGCCAGGTCAAGCTGTCTCCCAAGGTGCTGTGGAGCAATGCCGGCAACTACTTCGAAAACTTGCTCAACCTCATGGCCAGGGCCGGGATGCCCGCCGAGCGCCTGGCTGCGGGCCGCATTCTGCTGGACACCCGAACCCGCCCCGATGGCAGTCGCAATCCGCTGTTCCAGCCGGTGCAGTACCTGCCGGTTCACGACGAACAGGGCCAGCCGACCCTGCGCCGCGAGCGCAAGGTCTGCTGCGTGCGTTACCTGCTGCCCGAGCTTGAGCTGTGTGGCAATTGCCCGTTGAAGGTCAGGCCGCCCGGCAAGGCGGCCTGTGTCTGA